The following are encoded in a window of Etheostoma cragini isolate CJK2018 chromosome 7, CSU_Ecrag_1.0, whole genome shotgun sequence genomic DNA:
- the LOC117947604 gene encoding dnaJ homolog subfamily C member 5-like, producing the protein MEQQRQRALSTSGESLYIVLGVDKSATTEDIKKCYRKLALKFHPDKNPDNPDAAEKFKEINNAHSILSDATKKNIYDKYGSLGLYVAEQFGEENVNTYFVLSSWWAKALFVFCCLSTGCYCCCCLCCCCNCCCGKCKPRPPMDQEPEFYVSPEDLEAQMTADERDGVEPIVVQPSSATETTQLTSDAHQSYRTDAY; encoded by the exons ATGGAGCAGCAGAGACAAAGAGCTCTTTCCACATCAGGAGAATCGCTGTACATTGTGCTGGGAGTCGACAAGAGCGCCACGACCGAGGATATCAAGAAATGTTACAG gaaacTGGCATTGAAGTTTCACCCAGACAAGAACCCGGATAACCCGGACGCTGCCGAAAAGTTCAAGGAAATCAACAACGCCCACTCCATCCTGAGCGACGCCACAAAGAAGAACATCTACGACAAATATGGCTCGCTGGGGCTCTACGTCGCAGAGCAGTTTGGAGAGGAGAACGTCAACACCTACTTTGTTCTGTCCAGCTGGTGGGCGAAG GCCTTGTTCGTCTTCTGCTGCCTGTCCACAGGctgttattgttgctgttgcctgtgttgctgctgtaacTGTTGCTGCGGTAAATGTAAACCTCGGCCGCCCATGGACCAGGAGCCCGAGTTCTACGTATCCCCCGAGGACCTGGAGGCCCAGATGACTGCTGATGAGAGAG ATGGCGTTGAGCCCATCGTGGTGCAGCCGTCCTCAGCCACAGAGACCACCCAGCTCACGTCTGATGCCCACCAAAGCTACAGGACCGACGCAtactag